The genomic window TAGCCATTAGAAGGAGACAGAATTTGAACCACAGCAATTCTACTTATACCAGCCCACAGCTACGCTCGCTGTTGATGATCGTTTTGTGGCCCGCTTTTTTGATGGCCTGTGTGGCAACCGGTCTGTTTTTTAGCTTGGTTGATCCTATGGAGTTGATCGTTCTGGATGAGCGTATCAAGGTGCATGCTCTGGGCGCCTACACCATAGGTTTTTTTGCTTTTTGGATGTTAGGAATTCTGTCCAGTGGATTGACTGCTTTGCTAGTGCAAAAATCGCGGTAAGCACGCCTCTTACTAAAGAAAAAATGAAGGGTGATGCGACTTTACTCAGACCAGTTTTAGGAGTTTTTAGGCAGTTCTGTCCTTACTCTGAGAGCTTGGTACCAAACTCTCTTTCCCCTCCGACTATCGCTTCAGCGCTGTATACTTTGCCCTATCAGCGACGCGCGGCTGTGCTGCGTTGTTGCTTAAGTGCGTAAGCTAAGCGCAGGTTGCCAGCTTCACTTCACCGCATATCGAGCCGTTAATATGATTACCTTACCCTTAGCCCTTGCCGCACTCAGTGCGGGTGCTGTCGGTGGCGTGCATTGCGTGGGTATGTGTGGCGGTATCGCTACTCTGCTGTCTCAAAAAGCACCTACCGGCACAAAGGTAATTCCGATTGTCGACACCACTGCGCGAATTAATTCTAGCGCTTGCAGTAGTAAGCCCACTCCGAATACTCGGCGCTATCAATTTTTACTGCACAGTGGGCGGCTGCTGACTTATATGTTGATAGGTGCAGTCTTCGGTGCGATGGGCGCTGCCGGTGTCATCATCAAACCCTATCTACCGGTGCAGCAGATTTTTTATGTCATGGGTAACCTGGCATTGTTGTTACTGGGTTTGCGCTTACTGGGGTTTAGACCTGCGCTGATATTTTTTGATACCGTGGGTAATTTTGTGCTGCGTATCGCGCACGCCTTGATGCCTAGCATGCTGAGCGGCTCACCTTATCCATTTTTGCTAGGAATGAGTTGGGGCTGTTTGCCTTGTGGCTTACTCTTAGGGATCGCGCCGTTTGCATTTTTATCGGGCGATGCCTACTCCGGCGCCTTGTTGATGCTCTTGTTTGGACTGGCGGCGTTACCGCACCTCTTACTGGTGCAAAGCATGCAAAAGTGGACGCGACAGGGCGGCTATTTCGGCTCAGTTCGAGCGATCAGCGCAACGCTACTCATACTGATTGCACTGTTTGGATTATGGCATTTCGATATGCAGGATATGCCAGGATTTTTATGCATCACCCCAGCACGATAGGCTGTTCTTGTTTTAGCCAGTACTCCTCGCCGCAATCTGGCGGTTGAAATAGGAATATTTTTTAGGCATAGGCCCAGCGCCCAGTATCCATGCGGGTTTCCAGCCATCCTGGTCTACCGGGCGCGTGGGTATTGCGTAAGCGGAGGGGGGCTAAAAATTGTTTAAAGGCGATGGGGCTTTAAACTTGGGACTTAGATAGGAACAAATTCAGGCGCTAATGTTGATCACTGTGCCGAGTAATTCATCAGCGGTCTTAACGATTTTTGCAGAAAAATCAAATCCGAATTGAGACTGTATAGCACTGACCAATTCATCGGCAAGCTCCGTGCCGCTTGCCGCAGTGCTGGTGTCGAGAGTCTCTGCTGTGGCCGTTTGTGCCGCTAAACTACCTTCTTTGCTGATAGTCACGAGCACGCCACCGGTCTTTGATTCTTGAAATTGAGTCTGCTGCGGCACAAAGCCAGCGGTGTTGGCATTGGCAATATTGTGCGCACTACTGTCGAGTGCGCCTTGATAGGCTTTTAATCCGGAGAGACCCGTGTTGAGGGCGGTGATAGACATAATACAGTCCTAGTTAGCAGGTAACACAAGAGTACATCGAAATATAGACAACTGCCAGTCAATTATATTTCTTAGCGAAAATTGTTTTGTGCGTCTAGGTCTTCGGATAGCGGAATGCTAATTTTTAGGCTCGTGCCCTCACCGAGCACGCTGCTAAGCTCAAATCGGCCATGCATGGCCTTGACCCGCTCGCGCATCCCTACCAGACCGAAAGAGCTGACCTTATGCATATCGGTTTCCTCTATCCCTTGGCCATTGTCATTTATGCTAAATTCAAGAGACTCAGGCGTGCGATTAAATTCTATTTGTACTTCACTGGCTTTCGAATGGCGCACCACATTGGTTAAGGATTCTTGAATGATTCTAAAGATTGCCGTACTGTGTGCATCGTCCAGCATCAGTTGCTCCTCATTGGCTCGTAATTCGCAGTCGATACCGTGGCGAGCTGAAAAATCTTTCCTCAGGGTCTGCAGCGCAAAAAATAGACCGCCCTCATCCAATGCGCGTGGACGTAAATCGGTAGCAATGCGACGCAGCGTGGTAATCGAGGTGAGGATTAATTGATCCATGCTGGCGATGTTCTTTTGTGATTTCTCACTAATCAGGCTATCTCTTTGCAGTAGTGATAAATCCATCCTTAAGGCGGCAAGTAATTGCCCTAAGTCGTCATGCAATTCTCTGGCTATATGTTTGCGCTCTTCTTCCCGTATTGACTGCAAAGCGGAGGAGAGTTGACTCAATTGCGTGTGGTTTTGCGCAATTTTTTCTTTTGCCAGTTTGCGTTCCGTAATATCGCGAAAAATCACGGTGTAATAGCGTTGCCCATTTTCTATTAAGCTAGAAATCGATGCCTCAATCGGAAACTCGCTACCATCCGAGCGTAGGCCCGTCACATAAAAGTCGTCAAAATCGGTTCCCATTTTGCGTCTGGTAACGCCTGTTTCACCAAATTTTTTGACATGCGTGTCATGTGCAGCGCGATGCCTGCTGGGGATGACCTGATTGAGCGAACTACCGATCAATTCTTCCACGGTATTGCCAAAAAGGGCGGCAGCAGCTGGATTGACTAAGATCATTTTGTGCTCTTCATCAATGGTGATGATGCCATCGATTGCGGTTTCTATGATGCCGGCCAGACGCCTTTTATGACGCTGCAATTCTTCTGTTGTTGCCACTAAATTTTTACTTGCCTCGGAGAGCGTCGCGTATGGTCCGTGAATGTTGATTGCGACCATGCTGCGGTAGATTGCCAGTGCTGAAATGACTTGAAAAACATGGCCAATAACGACAAATATTTCATTCGCATTAATGTACAGCGAAAAATAAACTTCGGACATCGCCATCATGGCACTGGCTAAAAATAAATGTGCTCGATTGATCTGTAAATGCTCACCCGGTAGTGCTTTCGGGAAGGCGCGCGCTTGCTTGAATAGAAGCGACGCGGTAATAATGTTGATGCAAATAATCAGGATTTCGCAGTTAATTTTAAAAGCCGTTTGGCCACTGCCCTCTACATAGCTGGACGGTAAATAATCAGGTCGTATGAAAATAAGCAGGGAAGTCGCTAGTGTCAGGAATACTCCTGCCGTCAGGAAGCGTCGCGATGTTTTTGGGGAAACCGCGGCATCACCGAAATTGATTGCGAGTCCAAGCAAAGTGGCGGTCACGATGGCGCGTGATAGTAGCCAAAAGCTGAGCGACTTATGCATGTCATTGGCAGCCAGAAATCCGGGCATGCCTTGAAAACTAATGGCATGAAAGAAGCCAAAGATGGCGGTGCATAAAAAAGCCACTGCCAGTATCACGCTATTTTTTTTTCTTATCTCGTCGAAAGCGTTCCAGCAGACAATAAACACCGATGAAAATAGTACTATCGTCGCAGTTTCCAGCGCCGTATGCAGTGGCAAAGCGGCGGGCACTTGGAAGTTACTGATGGCTGCGGTGTTGGCCCACAAGAATACAGATACTAACAAGAGTACAAAGATAATCCAGCCGGCGCGTTGTAGTTCTTTGGGTGTTGATGTGATCATAGATAAGCGTAATATAGTGCCGATGTTGCTGGTGACGGGGTGGGTATTTTAGGGCGCTTTTCGTGGCTTGTCTGGATATTTTCTTGGCGCGCAGAGTAGGTGGGAAATCCATACGAGGCTAAGCCATGTCGCGATTAAAAAAGGCGCCCTATTTGGCGCCTGTCTAAGTAGTGTCCTAGCCCATTTTTAATGGGACATGAATACCGGTATCGTCATACTCTCTAAAATAGTTCTGGTGACGCCACCCATGATCATTTCTCGGAAGCGCGAGTGACCATAGCCGCCCATTACCAACATATCACTATCTAAGTCGTGTGATAAAGACAAAATCGCGTTACCGATGTCGGTTGAGGTCTTATGCACTGAAACTTCTACT from Undibacterium parvum includes these protein-coding regions:
- a CDS encoding flagellar basal body rod C-terminal domain-containing protein; this translates as MSITALNTGLSGLKAYQGALDSSAHNIANANTAGFVPQQTQFQESKTGGVLVTISKEGSLAAQTATAETLDTSTAASGTELADELVSAIQSQFGFDFSAKIVKTADELLGTVINISA
- a CDS encoding sulfite exporter TauE/SafE family protein; translated protein: MITLPLALAALSAGAVGGVHCVGMCGGIATLLSQKAPTGTKVIPIVDTTARINSSACSSKPTPNTRRYQFLLHSGRLLTYMLIGAVFGAMGAAGVIIKPYLPVQQIFYVMGNLALLLLGLRLLGFRPALIFFDTVGNFVLRIAHALMPSMLSGSPYPFLLGMSWGCLPCGLLLGIAPFAFLSGDAYSGALLMLLFGLAALPHLLLVQSMQKWTRQGGYFGSVRAISATLLILIALFGLWHFDMQDMPGFLCITPAR
- a CDS encoding MASE3 domain-containing protein, translated to MITSTPKELQRAGWIIFVLLLVSVFLWANTAAISNFQVPAALPLHTALETATIVLFSSVFIVCWNAFDEIRKKNSVILAVAFLCTAIFGFFHAISFQGMPGFLAANDMHKSLSFWLLSRAIVTATLLGLAINFGDAAVSPKTSRRFLTAGVFLTLATSLLIFIRPDYLPSSYVEGSGQTAFKINCEILIICINIITASLLFKQARAFPKALPGEHLQINRAHLFLASAMMAMSEVYFSLYINANEIFVVIGHVFQVISALAIYRSMVAINIHGPYATLSEASKNLVATTEELQRHKRRLAGIIETAIDGIITIDEEHKMILVNPAAAALFGNTVEELIGSSLNQVIPSRHRAAHDTHVKKFGETGVTRRKMGTDFDDFYVTGLRSDGSEFPIEASISSLIENGQRYYTVIFRDITERKLAKEKIAQNHTQLSQLSSALQSIREEERKHIARELHDDLGQLLAALRMDLSLLQRDSLISEKSQKNIASMDQLILTSITTLRRIATDLRPRALDEGGLFFALQTLRKDFSARHGIDCELRANEEQLMLDDAHSTAIFRIIQESLTNVVRHSKASEVQIEFNRTPESLEFSINDNGQGIEETDMHKVSSFGLVGMRERVKAMHGRFELSSVLGEGTSLKISIPLSEDLDAQNNFR